The window TTTTAACTTGCTATTTGTCTCTTCCTGATTTACCTTTGCACCTTTGTTTTAAATAAGAATTTTTATGTACGCAATTGTAAGTATCGCCGGTCAGCAGTTTAAAGTAGAAGAAAATCAGGAAATCTATGTTCATCATCAGAATGGTAATGAAGGTGATAGTCTGACTTTTAATGAAGTGTTGTTAATGGATAATGATGGAAAAGTTGTTGTAGGAACTCCTACACTTCCGGATGCCAGCGTTTCTGCAACAATTGTTTCGCATGTAAAAGGCGACAAGGTGATTATCTTTAAAAAGAAGCGGCGCAAAGGATATCAAGTAATGAATGGCCACAGGCAATCATTTACTAAACTGAAAATTGACAAAATCAAATAATTAAAAGAAACAGTTATGGCTCATAAGAAAGGTGTCGGTAGTTCAAGAAACGGACGTGAATCACATAGTAAAAGATTAGGTGTGAAGATTTGGGGTGGCCAGGAAGTTATTTCCGGAAACATCATTATCCGCCAAAGAGGAACAAAATATCATCCCGGTAAAAATGTGGGTTTGGGTAAAGACCATACAATTTATGCACTTGTGGACGGAACAGTAAATTTTACTCGTGGCCGCAAAGACAGATCAATTGTGCATGTGTTGCCTCTTGAAGTTGCTGCAGTAGCGTAACAAATAATTAAAGAGTTTAAATACTTCATTTAAAACCACGATACGAATAAACGTATCGTGGTTTTTCAATTTATTTATATTCGCTTCAATATCTAAAACATGGAATCGGTACAATTATCTAATAAAGAAGTTTCAGTACTTTTTAAAACCCTGTCTGGGTTAATGGAATTGCATAACGAAAATCCATTTAAGACAAAAAGTTACGCCAATGCTGCATTTAATATTGGCAGAGTATCAGAGTCTGTTATGAAAATGAATGAGATGGAATTGGAAGCCTTATCGGGAATTGGAAAATCTGTAGCTTCTAAAATTATTGAGTTACAACAAACAAATACAATTCAAGTACTAGAACAATTGTTGGCCAAAACTCCGGAGGGTGTTTTAGAAATGATGCGCATTAAAGGAATTGGTGGTAAAAAAGCAGCGGTAATTTGGAATGAGTTAGGTATTGAAACAGTTGGAGAATTATTATATGCCTGTTATGAAAACAGATTGAC of the Bacteroidota bacterium genome contains:
- the rplU gene encoding 50S ribosomal protein L21 encodes the protein MYAIVSIAGQQFKVEENQEIYVHHQNGNEGDSLTFNEVLLMDNDGKVVVGTPTLPDASVSATIVSHVKGDKVIIFKKKRRKGYQVMNGHRQSFTKLKIDKIK
- the rpmA gene encoding 50S ribosomal protein L27, translating into MAHKKGVGSSRNGRESHSKRLGVKIWGGQEVISGNIIIRQRGTKYHPGKNVGLGKDHTIYALVDGTVNFTRGRKDRSIVHVLPLEVAAVA